The proteins below are encoded in one region of Vibrio sp. ED004:
- the opp1B gene encoding nickel/cobalt ABC transporter permease: MAKYTLKRLLSASVTLFFVSFIAFALVNIIPADPAEVALRVNDTTPSPEAIEEIRLELGLDRPFLVRYTDWLVSSVQGDFGISYTNTNRLVSEELARSFPYTLKLAGLSLILLVCVSIPMGVLSAVYKDHWFDRIVRVFIFASTAMPNFWLAFILIWVFSINLYWLPSSGATTFSHFILPSVTLCMAYVATYIRLIRNSMLDSMNHNYVNYARARGISEHSVVWKHLLKNSLQTSMTALGIGIVRLIAGTVVIESIFAIPGLGRLALAAIFNRDYPIIQAYILVMGSLFVVSNLLIDILHTVVDPRLKSGAKNS, translated from the coding sequence ATGGCTAAATACACCCTAAAGCGATTACTGAGTGCGAGTGTGACACTGTTTTTTGTCTCTTTTATCGCGTTTGCCTTAGTTAATATTATTCCAGCAGACCCTGCTGAAGTGGCACTGCGTGTCAATGACACCACGCCAAGTCCAGAAGCCATTGAAGAAATTCGCTTAGAGCTTGGGTTAGACCGTCCGTTTTTAGTCCGTTATACCGATTGGCTAGTATCGTCTGTGCAAGGCGACTTTGGTATCTCGTACACCAATACCAATCGACTGGTTTCTGAAGAGCTTGCACGAAGCTTCCCATACACGCTGAAACTTGCAGGGTTATCACTCATCTTGTTGGTGTGTGTCAGTATCCCTATGGGTGTGCTCAGCGCCGTGTATAAAGATCATTGGTTTGATCGCATCGTCCGAGTATTTATTTTTGCTAGTACCGCAATGCCCAACTTCTGGTTGGCTTTTATTCTAATTTGGGTGTTTTCAATCAATCTATATTGGTTACCAAGCAGCGGTGCGACAACTTTCAGCCATTTCATCTTACCGTCAGTAACTCTGTGTATGGCTTATGTTGCTACGTACATCCGCCTGATCCGTAACTCTATGTTGGATTCAATGAATCACAACTATGTGAATTACGCACGCGCTCGTGGTATTTCAGAGCACAGTGTCGTTTGGAAGCACCTTCTTAAAAACTCGCTACAAACCTCAATGACAGCACTAGGCATCGGCATCGTTCGTTTGATTGCGGGTACCGTCGTTATCGAAAGCATATTCGCGATACCTGGCTTAGGACGACTCGCTTTGGCTGCGATTTTCAATCGTGATTACCCAATTATCCAAGCTTATATCTTGGTGATGGGTAGCTTGTTTGTTGTGTCTAATTTACTGATTGATATTTTACATACGGTGGTCGATCCCCGTCTCAAGTCAGGAGCGAAGAACTCATGA
- the btuC gene encoding vitamin B12 ABC transporter permease BtuC, with the protein MDFQQLLHQKQRKWTRAIYLMAALLVALSAIYLMVGDLFISPLGTLSTLEQKLLIDLRLPRLLAAIAIGAGLAVSGASLQVLLGNVLAEPGVLGISGGASLAMVIVLFFLPFAPTPELFMIAAVLGSLCFTVILVSMVKTMRLTTAKLLLVGVALGILSGAMVTWAFYFSDDLSLRLLMYWLMGSLGGVTWYQHSLTLVMIPVILWLCLQGSKLDKLMIGETHAAQLGVNVPRLRWRLIFAVSILVGCAVALGGVISFVGLVVPHLLRLAIGTDNRYLLPLSAVAGAALLVFADICARTLLDSAELPLGVMTTSIGAPIFIWMLIKNHDSN; encoded by the coding sequence ATGGATTTCCAACAACTTCTTCACCAAAAACAGCGCAAATGGACCCGAGCCATTTATCTGATGGCAGCACTGCTTGTCGCGCTGAGTGCGATTTACCTAATGGTTGGCGATCTTTTCATTTCCCCTCTGGGCACATTGTCCACGTTAGAACAAAAACTACTGATTGATTTACGCTTACCTCGATTATTGGCGGCTATTGCTATCGGGGCTGGGTTAGCTGTATCTGGTGCAAGCTTACAAGTGTTATTGGGTAACGTATTAGCGGAGCCCGGTGTGCTCGGCATTTCTGGTGGCGCAAGCTTGGCGATGGTTATCGTGCTGTTCTTCTTGCCGTTTGCTCCTACACCAGAACTGTTCATGATTGCCGCCGTTTTAGGGTCGCTCTGTTTCACCGTGATACTGGTGAGCATGGTAAAAACGATGCGACTCACCACGGCTAAATTACTGCTGGTGGGTGTCGCGTTAGGTATTCTTTCTGGCGCGATGGTGACATGGGCGTTCTATTTTAGTGATGACTTAAGTCTACGCTTGTTGATGTATTGGCTGATGGGAAGTTTAGGTGGCGTAACTTGGTATCAACACTCGCTTACGTTAGTGATGATCCCCGTGATTCTTTGGCTGTGTCTACAAGGTAGCAAGCTAGACAAACTAATGATTGGCGAAACGCATGCCGCGCAACTGGGTGTGAACGTTCCTAGATTACGTTGGCGTCTAATTTTCGCTGTGTCTATTTTAGTCGGCTGCGCAGTTGCCTTAGGTGGCGTGATCAGCTTTGTTGGCTTGGTTGTACCACACTTATTGCGTTTAGCGATTGGTACCGACAACCGATACCTTCTTCCTTTGTCCGCCGTGGCTGGTGCAGCACTGCTGGTGTTTGCTGATATCTGTGCGCGGACCTTGCTAGATTCAGCAGAACTGCCTTTGGGTGTGATGACCACCAGTATTGGTGCGCCTATCTTCATTTGGATGTTAATTAAAAATCATGATTCAAATTAA
- a CDS encoding DUF2607 family protein yields MNLFSRTAKRTLLILSLFMLPLSLNISSIVHELEMGEEVHAQHHCGIYDAVQSAVYSSSFPITTKTQAPTYQKLMRFAVSLSVFELARTRSPPLS; encoded by the coding sequence CTGAACCTTTTCTCTCGCACTGCGAAACGCACATTGTTGATTTTGTCGTTATTCATGCTTCCTTTAAGCTTGAACATATCGTCGATCGTGCACGAATTGGAAATGGGAGAAGAGGTACATGCGCAGCATCATTGCGGTATTTATGACGCGGTGCAAAGTGCCGTTTATAGCAGCAGTTTCCCCATCACAACTAAGACTCAAGCGCCGACTTATCAAAAGTTAATGCGCTTTGCGGTATCACTTTCCGTATTCGAACTGGCTCGTACACGTTCACCTCCACTTTCTTAA
- the btuD gene encoding vitamin B12 ABC transporter ATP-binding protein BtuD, producing the protein MIQIKSLSVGARLLPLSFELKQGQVTHVIGPNGSGKSTLLEAISGIGDGYKGDIRLDEQDLSELSLQDLSLHRAYLCQSARPAFNLEVFQYLALSLPSSSQGLDTEINAALEEISQMLDIADKLHRSIQALSGGEWQRVRLAGMCLQIWPTLNPYAKLLILDEPAAPLDIAQEALLYKLIERVAEKGIAVIMANHDLNRTLRHADQVLLLDKGVLQASGAAAQVLTPEQLESVFNTQVKSISVDGQTYLVFE; encoded by the coding sequence ATGATTCAAATTAAGAGCCTGAGCGTCGGCGCTCGTTTATTACCACTCTCATTTGAGCTCAAGCAAGGGCAGGTGACTCACGTTATCGGCCCCAATGGCAGTGGTAAAAGTACCTTACTTGAGGCTATTTCGGGTATTGGTGATGGTTACAAGGGCGATATTAGGCTTGATGAACAAGACTTATCAGAGTTATCGCTGCAAGACTTGTCACTGCATCGCGCTTATTTGTGTCAAAGCGCGAGACCGGCTTTCAACTTAGAAGTGTTCCAATACCTTGCGTTGTCTCTGCCAAGTTCTTCACAAGGTCTTGATACTGAAATTAATGCTGCTTTGGAAGAAATCAGCCAGATGCTCGACATTGCGGATAAGCTTCATCGTTCTATTCAAGCTTTGTCAGGTGGTGAGTGGCAACGTGTTCGCTTGGCGGGCATGTGTTTGCAAATCTGGCCGACACTTAACCCATACGCGAAGTTGTTGATTCTCGATGAACCAGCGGCGCCATTGGATATTGCTCAAGAAGCCTTACTCTACAAGCTCATTGAACGAGTGGCAGAGAAGGGCATTGCTGTGATCATGGCAAATCACGATCTTAACCGAACCCTAAGACATGCTGACCAAGTGCTGCTGCTCGACAAGGGCGTTTTACAAGCTTCTGGTGCTGCGGCTCAAGTGTTGACTCCAGAGCAACTTGAGTCTGTGTTTAACACACAAGTGAAAAGCATCTCTGTAGATGGACAAACCTATCTAGTCTTCGAGTAA
- a CDS encoding M3 family oligoendopeptidase, producing the protein MTTPSWDLSIAYCDLDDAKIEQDIELIQQCIELLYLHVEKRHIILAMQNAIQTSEAAGTLLSTINTFANCHASVDATHTEAKALLGRVAKLNSEMSQAFSPYEDTLIHAEPEFIDAVLEHESADVAGQRFAIESSRKLSSSRLSVAEEQLLAAMKVDGRDAWGRLYDNLTGSLKLSLKLDGEEETLGFSQAASLLYGSEFDKQEPAWRAVQGAMKTHQESFASILNALAGWRLTENKKRSKIADVHFLDPSLHGSRIVPETLDTMMSVAKANRAVGQKAGLLMARVHGLDEMKPWNHLAAMPPLGDSESKVYPFDEAIEVIKTAFAEVNPEMADFVALMVENGWIDAAPAANKRLGAYCTKFAATRTPLVFMTWSGSRSDLMTLAHELGHAFHNWVMKDMPLCKTRYPMTLAETASIFAENIVRDHLLTQAQTRNEKLEMLWEELSSSLALMVNIPVRFEFEKAFYEQREKGELTAQQLCDLMESTWKEWYGDAMTEADPYFWASKLHFSISQVSFYNYPYLFGYLFSKGVYAQRDAKGEQFYGDYVSLLRDTGSMMAEEVVQKHLGMDLTKADFWQQSIDMVKVQIDEFERLLDQED; encoded by the coding sequence ATGACAACACCGAGTTGGGATCTAAGCATTGCTTATTGCGATCTTGATGATGCAAAAATCGAACAAGACATCGAACTCATTCAACAGTGTATTGAACTCTTGTACCTGCATGTTGAAAAGCGTCACATCATTCTGGCAATGCAAAACGCAATCCAGACCTCAGAAGCGGCAGGCACGCTACTGAGCACAATTAACACCTTTGCTAACTGTCACGCTTCGGTAGACGCGACCCACACAGAAGCGAAAGCGCTGCTTGGCCGTGTTGCAAAGCTGAACTCTGAAATGTCTCAAGCGTTTAGCCCTTATGAAGACACGCTAATTCATGCTGAACCAGAGTTTATTGATGCGGTTTTAGAACACGAGAGTGCAGATGTTGCAGGCCAACGCTTCGCGATTGAAAGCTCACGTAAGTTATCAAGCAGCCGACTCAGTGTTGCCGAAGAGCAGCTTTTAGCAGCCATGAAAGTGGATGGCCGTGACGCGTGGGGTCGTTTATACGACAACCTAACTGGCTCTTTGAAACTGTCGCTAAAACTTGATGGTGAAGAAGAAACGCTTGGTTTCTCGCAAGCGGCGAGCTTGTTGTACGGTAGCGAATTCGACAAACAAGAGCCTGCATGGCGCGCGGTTCAAGGTGCAATGAAGACACACCAAGAGTCATTTGCTTCGATCCTAAATGCGCTGGCAGGTTGGCGCCTGACTGAAAACAAAAAGCGTTCGAAAATCGCAGATGTGCATTTCTTAGATCCAAGCCTGCACGGAAGCCGAATTGTGCCTGAAACGCTAGACACCATGATGTCTGTGGCGAAAGCTAATCGCGCAGTAGGTCAGAAAGCGGGTCTATTGATGGCAAGAGTTCACGGCTTAGATGAAATGAAGCCATGGAATCACTTAGCTGCAATGCCGCCACTAGGTGACAGTGAATCTAAGGTTTATCCATTTGATGAAGCGATTGAAGTAATCAAAACTGCCTTCGCTGAAGTGAATCCAGAGATGGCTGACTTCGTTGCTTTGATGGTTGAGAATGGTTGGATTGATGCCGCACCAGCAGCCAACAAACGTTTAGGTGCTTACTGCACTAAGTTTGCCGCGACACGCACGCCGCTTGTGTTCATGACTTGGAGCGGCAGCCGCTCTGACTTAATGACACTGGCACACGAGTTGGGCCACGCATTCCATAACTGGGTAATGAAAGACATGCCGTTGTGTAAGACACGCTACCCAATGACGCTTGCAGAAACGGCTTCTATTTTTGCTGAAAACATCGTTCGTGATCACTTGTTAACGCAAGCCCAAACACGTAACGAGAAACTTGAAATGCTGTGGGAAGAGTTGTCTTCTTCGTTGGCTCTGATGGTCAACATCCCTGTGCGTTTCGAATTTGAAAAGGCGTTCTACGAGCAGCGTGAAAAAGGTGAACTGACGGCTCAACAATTGTGTGACCTGATGGAAAGCACTTGGAAGGAGTGGTACGGCGATGCAATGACAGAAGCTGATCCTTACTTCTGGGCGAGCAAATTGCACTTCAGTATTTCGCAGGTGAGCTTCTACAACTACCCATACCTGTTCGGCTACCTGTTCAGCAAAGGTGTTTACGCTCAGCGTGACGCGAAAGGCGAGCAGTTCTACGGTGATTATGTTTCATTGCTTCGTGATACGGGCAGCATGATGGCGGAAGAAGTGGTTCAAAAGCACTTAGGAATGGATCTGACTAAGGCTGATTTCTGGCAACAAAGCATCGACATGGTCAAAGTTCAAATCGATGAATTTGAAAGATTGCTCGATCAGGAAGATTAA
- the opp1C gene encoding nickel/cobalt ABC transporter permease, translating to MPVYLNGYLFNGAFAPYLAPHDPNLADVINSMMPMSMEYPLGTDHLGRCIYSRLLFGIRTTLYYSLLTMVVTAVVGGFIGVVSGYMRGKVDSLIMRGCEVMLSFPYEIIVLSIVGIMGPGIFNIIIANFIAKIAWYVRIVRSSVISFNHQNYILYSRTVKTPQSFIFRKHLAPNIAAEVIILATLDLGWIILSISTLSFLGLGVQPPTAEWGAMLSDAKEVLFSNPEQMVIPGIAIMVVVACCNLLGDSLRDVLDPRTE from the coding sequence TTGCCTGTTTATCTTAACGGCTATCTGTTTAATGGGGCTTTTGCGCCTTACCTTGCGCCGCACGATCCTAACTTGGCGGATGTGATTAACTCTATGATGCCTATGTCGATGGAGTACCCACTCGGCACTGACCATTTGGGTCGATGCATCTATTCTCGTTTGTTGTTTGGTATTCGTACCACGCTGTATTACTCACTATTAACCATGGTTGTTACGGCAGTCGTCGGCGGCTTCATTGGTGTGGTTTCTGGTTACATGCGAGGCAAGGTCGATTCATTGATCATGCGTGGCTGCGAAGTCATGTTGTCATTCCCGTATGAAATTATTGTTTTGAGTATTGTGGGCATCATGGGGCCGGGTATTTTCAACATCATTATTGCGAACTTTATTGCGAAAATTGCATGGTATGTGCGTATTGTTCGAAGCTCAGTGATTTCGTTTAATCACCAAAACTACATCCTGTACTCACGTACGGTTAAGACACCTCAAAGTTTTATCTTTCGTAAGCACTTAGCACCGAACATCGCTGCTGAGGTCATCATTCTTGCGACTCTAGATCTAGGCTGGATTATATTGAGCATCTCAACACTGTCTTTCCTTGGTTTAGGTGTACAGCCTCCAACGGCAGAGTGGGGCGCAATGTTGAGTGATGCCAAAGAAGTTCTTTTCTCTAATCCTGAACAGATGGTCATCCCCGGGATCGCAATCATGGTTGTGGTGGCGTGTTGTAACTTACTTGGTGACTCTTTACGTGATGTATTAGACCCAAGAACGGAGTAA
- a CDS encoding succinylglutamate desuccinylase: MTKTLFRQSFLFDSLDLEQEVFAGQTVLSNGVQIKLHQRGVLEVIPADFNSETKNIIFSTGVHGDETSPMELIDKLIEDIETGFQVVNARCLFIIAHPEATNAHTRFLDVNMNRLFDEKQYESNREVDIAKNLKFLVTEFYKETEPATRWHLDLHCAIRLSKHYSFAVSPKVRHEVRSKELFDFINSAHVEAVLLSNAPTSTFSWYSAENFEAQALTMELGQVARIGENQLDKLTAFDLAMRNLIAEVEPEHLPKRTITYRVSRTIVRLHDDFDFMFSDSVENFTAFKHGEVFGHDGDKPLMAKNENEAVVFPNRNVAIGQRAALMVCEVETRFDHGQLVYD, translated from the coding sequence ATGACGAAGACCCTCTTTCGCCAATCATTTCTTTTTGACAGCCTAGATCTTGAGCAAGAAGTGTTTGCAGGACAGACCGTACTGAGTAACGGTGTTCAAATTAAGCTTCATCAACGCGGTGTCTTGGAAGTGATTCCCGCGGATTTTAATTCTGAAACCAAGAACATCATTTTTTCAACCGGTGTTCATGGCGACGAAACTTCACCAATGGAGCTGATCGATAAGCTCATTGAGGATATTGAAACAGGCTTCCAAGTAGTAAACGCAAGATGCTTGTTTATCATCGCTCACCCAGAAGCCACTAACGCGCATACTCGTTTTCTTGATGTGAACATGAATCGTCTGTTTGATGAAAAGCAGTACGAGAGCAATCGAGAAGTGGATATCGCGAAGAACTTGAAGTTCTTGGTGACTGAGTTTTACAAAGAAACGGAACCTGCCACTCGTTGGCATCTAGATCTGCACTGTGCAATCCGTTTATCTAAGCATTACTCGTTCGCAGTGAGCCCTAAGGTTCGCCACGAAGTACGCAGTAAAGAGCTTTTTGATTTCATTAACAGTGCACACGTTGAAGCAGTGTTGTTGTCAAATGCGCCAACCAGCACATTCAGTTGGTACAGCGCTGAAAACTTCGAAGCACAAGCACTGACAATGGAGCTAGGGCAGGTTGCGAGAATTGGTGAGAACCAACTTGATAAGCTAACGGCTTTTGACTTGGCGATGCGTAACTTGATTGCTGAAGTTGAACCAGAGCATTTACCTAAGCGAACCATTACTTATCGTGTGAGCCGAACCATTGTTCGTTTGCATGATGATTTCGATTTCATGTTCTCAGATTCAGTAGAGAACTTTACCGCGTTCAAGCACGGTGAAGTATTCGGTCATGATGGCGATAAACCGTTAATGGCGAAGAATGAAAACGAAGCGGTGGTATTCCCAAATCGTAACGTTGCTATCGGTCAACGAGCGGCCTTAATGGTGTGCGAAGTTGAAACACGATTCGACCACGGTCAGCTTGTGTACGATTAA